A section of the Methanoregula formicica SMSP genome encodes:
- a CDS encoding C39 family peptidase, whose protein sequence is MLLGKFNILLLALLVAAMVMIPIVSAGDISSERIAIIQNNYITEKEAYGSAQYELAQFVSDGLLGEEFSGASVSPDPVSVYDINGLKLYYSFPLLNGKKKVGEVKIAASKVFGAPLISIGNGPQAIAMDELNKKAEQALKNAGYSPDKATTLLVCYAYPKVGLGVTVPAKSGAGTTLIIDAYDYSVIPASGQGSMYESISLDSMKSGVVSWEAQEQKATRQSLTVSPRGTVSKTLSGFTLYGQEGTNWCAFATAKMISAWYGVSKSQLQIAQTAGVNPDNGATETEITNGYYKKSPAQGGLGKSGSFIRIGSPSNLYDLIKSEIDGNRPVVINIGIKPGQSTNYHARACAGYSRDTSSGNIYFYLYDPWPVNSGALSWERWYGGSSPYVSSIFVKS, encoded by the coding sequence ATGCTACTTGGAAAATTCAACATCCTGCTGCTGGCACTGCTGGTGGCAGCAATGGTGATGATACCGATCGTGAGTGCCGGAGATATTAGTTCTGAACGGATTGCCATTATTCAGAATAATTATATCACAGAAAAGGAAGCATATGGCTCTGCCCAATATGAACTTGCACAGTTTGTCTCAGACGGACTTCTCGGGGAAGAGTTCAGCGGGGCATCTGTTAGTCCGGATCCTGTTTCAGTTTACGATATCAATGGCCTGAAACTCTATTATTCGTTTCCACTGCTGAACGGAAAGAAAAAAGTTGGTGAAGTAAAAATCGCCGCCAGCAAGGTTTTTGGCGCGCCCCTAATTTCTATCGGGAATGGGCCGCAGGCAATTGCTATGGATGAGCTGAATAAAAAAGCAGAGCAGGCACTGAAAAATGCCGGATATTCTCCTGATAAAGCAACCACCCTGCTGGTTTGTTATGCTTACCCGAAGGTCGGTCTTGGAGTGACCGTACCCGCAAAATCCGGTGCAGGAACGACGCTGATTATCGATGCCTACGATTATTCAGTTATACCGGCATCCGGCCAAGGATCGATGTATGAATCCATTTCTCTCGATTCAATGAAATCCGGTGTAGTTTCATGGGAGGCACAAGAGCAGAAGGCCACCAGGCAGTCCCTGACGGTTTCACCGCGTGGAACCGTAAGCAAGACTCTGAGCGGGTTCACGCTGTATGGTCAGGAAGGGACGAACTGGTGCGCCTTTGCCACAGCAAAAATGATCTCAGCATGGTACGGGGTATCTAAATCCCAGTTACAGATTGCCCAGACTGCGGGAGTCAATCCGGACAACGGCGCAACTGAAACTGAGATAACCAATGGTTACTATAAAAAATCCCCGGCACAGGGCGGTCTTGGCAAGTCAGGGTCTTTCATCCGTATCGGATCCCCATCTAACTTGTATGACCTGATCAAATCCGAGATCGATGGTAACCGGCCCGTCGTGATCAACATTGGGATCAAGCCGGGGCAGTCAACCAACTACCATGCCCGGGCCTGTGCGGGATATTCACGTGACACCTCCTCCGGGAATATTTATTTCTACCTTTACGATCCATGGCCGGTTAACTCGGGAGCCCTCAGCTGGGAGAGGTGGTATGGTGGCTCAAGTCCTTATGTGTCGTCAATCTTTGTCAAGAGTTGA
- a CDS encoding winged helix-turn-helix transcriptional regulator — translation MVGHATAENFGGYIVSPVPSGMDPGTPFATKEVSFWELPLQVILLSLALSVSPLLELVTQVVLFTKFYLYLGYRKVARKNLFFNDTRVQVYQCIQENPGIFFNEIVRKTGVKRGTLRYHLILLHTNKKISILESEGNARYFEKSKKYSGREMIVLKFIQNTTDRRILLLLMNDPELNRKELGNRLGISGLMVTWYTKRLSDAGIISLEKSGKNARYEIPPEVRNYLEKYLIQKSDIMQTGMADNISQSA, via the coding sequence ATGGTTGGCCATGCCACCGCAGAGAATTTTGGCGGATATATCGTCTCGCCGGTTCCTTCAGGAATGGATCCGGGAACCCCATTTGCGACAAAAGAGGTCAGTTTCTGGGAACTACCCCTCCAGGTTATTCTTCTGTCCCTCGCCCTGTCCGTTTCGCCGCTTCTTGAACTAGTAACTCAAGTGGTCCTGTTCACAAAATTCTACCTGTATCTGGGCTATCGGAAAGTTGCCAGAAAAAACCTTTTTTTTAACGATACCCGGGTACAGGTTTATCAGTGCATCCAGGAAAATCCCGGTATCTTTTTCAATGAGATCGTCCGGAAAACCGGTGTGAAACGAGGAACACTCCGCTACCATCTGATACTATTGCACACAAACAAAAAAATTTCCATCCTTGAGTCTGAAGGAAACGCACGATATTTTGAAAAATCCAAAAAATATTCCGGCCGGGAAATGATCGTTTTAAAATTCATCCAGAATACAACAGACCGGCGGATCCTGCTGTTGCTCATGAATGATCCTGAGTTAAACCGGAAGGAGCTGGGAAACAGACTGGGGATTTCCGGATTAATGGTTACATGGTATACGAAACGACTCAGTGACGCCGGTATAATATCTCTTGAAAAGTCTGGAAAAAATGCCAGGTATGAAATACCGCCGGAGGTACGGAATTATCTGGAAAAATACCTGATCCAAAAGAGTGACATTATGCAAACAGGAATGGCCGACAACATTTCTCAATCCGCATGA
- a CDS encoding glycosyltransferase has protein sequence MADVSRIALISIILAFCAIIGIQIIGSVTIADHSREILDQIGSLPQDQLASEKTKQEVVALKIESETKALFWTSLLGSVGTFLAVLAALIGLWQGLRDYWSNREKERLDRAATDLNAMWEGLANTDSRVRAGAVVGLQHFFTPDKLDYHSRILSALAVTARLEKDPVIENVLTTTIQQGMRQVPWEILHQISWQGVRLKGINLSKTPLCKCDFRDAYLENANFQECDLSDTVFTAANLKGARLDNCRLSHTNLEYADLAGASLAGAALPGCNLNNAQVLNLDLEKTDLRGAVLDPDEFPWRLTKNWRHAALPEGIREHLVTQYGGDVRGKKVLMMIWEFPPFAIGGAWTAAYHIIRNLRRQGADLVVMVPWKRSDLNLDLFGNEVELVTLEIVPPAIDGAAHDRTSPQPYLSYGSPYSRFPEHYAYSPYESYSQRQRYSAYGQFSPYTGSDRTTGRHTSQPGREIPVLREGPISGLVRQFQRGALHYLRQNPAQFDSIYAADWLTFWAAEEVSRRSGKPWIAHFHSTEFDRRPDDPDEVIVAIEQRGARSADRILTPSHSTATTISKHYKIPDPKTAPDSKITVVPNLVSEEIIPVPEFGSYETKRVLFIGRLTRQKGPDLFVETCGELSRLLPSAHFAIHGSGEEKRAVMDLANHHGIDIAFSEFTEWESRGGAFGTASAVLVTSRSEPFGMVILEAMERGVPVLYPKYAGAAEVLKSGITINPEDPRGTAKELRCLLTDRDHWSEVVKSQSDEIRNYYSRNYADRLMDIFQTMPVSANPADHSTS, from the coding sequence ATGGCTGATGTATCGCGTATTGCTCTGATAAGTATCATTCTTGCATTTTGTGCAATTATCGGGATCCAGATCATTGGGAGTGTCACTATCGCTGATCATTCCCGGGAGATCCTGGATCAGATTGGATCGCTTCCGCAGGACCAGCTTGCCAGTGAAAAAACAAAACAGGAGGTTGTTGCCCTCAAAATAGAATCTGAGACAAAAGCCCTCTTCTGGACCAGCCTTCTTGGAAGCGTAGGAACATTTTTGGCAGTGCTTGCGGCATTGATCGGGCTCTGGCAGGGGCTGCGGGATTACTGGTCGAACCGGGAGAAAGAACGGCTTGACCGGGCAGCAACCGATCTGAATGCGATGTGGGAAGGACTCGCAAATACCGATTCCCGGGTGAGAGCTGGTGCGGTTGTGGGCCTGCAGCACTTTTTTACTCCGGATAAACTCGACTACCATTCCCGCATTTTATCCGCACTGGCAGTGACAGCCCGCCTTGAAAAGGATCCTGTTATCGAAAATGTCCTCACAACAACGATCCAGCAGGGGATGCGTCAGGTACCATGGGAGATCCTCCATCAGATCTCGTGGCAGGGTGTGCGGTTGAAAGGGATCAACCTTTCAAAAACCCCGTTATGTAAATGCGATTTCCGGGATGCTTACCTGGAAAACGCCAATTTCCAGGAATGCGATCTCTCTGACACTGTATTCACTGCCGCCAACCTGAAAGGTGCCAGGCTCGACAACTGCCGCCTTTCTCATACAAACCTCGAATATGCCGATCTTGCCGGCGCAAGCCTGGCGGGAGCCGCGCTCCCCGGATGCAACCTGAACAATGCGCAGGTACTGAATCTCGACCTCGAAAAGACAGATCTTCGCGGGGCTGTATTGGATCCGGATGAATTTCCCTGGAGACTGACAAAGAACTGGCGCCATGCGGCCCTGCCTGAGGGCATCAGGGAGCACCTGGTAACACAGTACGGTGGCGATGTGCGCGGAAAAAAAGTACTGATGATGATCTGGGAATTTCCGCCCTTTGCTATCGGGGGGGCCTGGACTGCCGCATACCATATCATCAGGAACCTGCGGAGACAGGGTGCGGATCTCGTAGTGATGGTGCCATGGAAACGGTCGGACCTTAACCTGGACCTTTTCGGGAATGAGGTCGAGCTGGTCACCCTGGAGATCGTTCCACCCGCGATCGATGGCGCAGCACACGATCGTACATCACCACAACCGTACCTCTCCTATGGTTCACCCTACAGCAGGTTCCCGGAACACTATGCCTATTCCCCCTACGAATCATACTCCCAAAGGCAAAGGTATTCGGCGTATGGACAATTCTCACCATACACGGGATCAGACCGGACAACTGGCCGGCATACTTCGCAACCCGGCAGGGAAATCCCTGTCTTGAGAGAAGGGCCAATAAGTGGTCTGGTAAGACAGTTCCAGCGTGGTGCCTTACACTACCTTCGCCAAAACCCGGCACAATTCGATAGTATTTATGCTGCGGACTGGCTCACGTTCTGGGCAGCGGAAGAGGTGTCCAGAAGATCAGGGAAACCCTGGATCGCTCACTTCCATTCAACGGAGTTTGACCGCCGTCCCGATGACCCGGATGAGGTTATTGTCGCCATCGAACAACGCGGCGCCCGGTCTGCGGACAGGATCCTGACTCCCAGCCACAGTACTGCGACAACAATCAGCAAGCACTATAAAATACCGGATCCAAAAACAGCACCGGATTCAAAAATAACCGTTGTGCCAAACCTGGTATCTGAGGAGATCATTCCCGTCCCGGAGTTTGGATCCTACGAGACCAAGCGGGTACTTTTTATTGGAAGACTTACCCGTCAGAAGGGCCCGGATCTCTTTGTAGAGACATGCGGGGAACTGAGCCGGCTTTTGCCATCTGCGCACTTCGCCATACACGGTTCAGGTGAAGAAAAGCGAGCTGTCATGGATCTGGCAAACCACCATGGTATCGACATTGCGTTTTCAGAATTCACTGAATGGGAATCACGGGGTGGAGCATTTGGTACTGCTTCAGCCGTGCTTGTCACATCCCGTTCCGAACCGTTCGGCATGGTGATCCTGGAGGCTATGGAACGGGGTGTTCCTGTACTGTACCCGAAATATGCCGGAGCTGCAGAAGTGTTAAAATCCGGTATCACGATCAACCCGGAAGATCCACGGGGCACCGCAAAAGAGCTCAGATGCCTCCTGACAGACAGGGACCATTGGAGCGAGGTCGTGAAGTCCCAGAGCGATGAAATCAGGAATTACTATTCCCGTAACTATGCAGATAGACTAATGGACATTTTCCAGACTATGCCGGTGAGCGCAAATCCTGCGGATCATTCTACCTCCTGA
- a CDS encoding Kelch repeat-containing protein, with protein MNARHILIISLLIFSTGIVGAEEPHTGNWSNVAISPEFGPRYDFGTAVFHDHIWVIGGHTRNGYFWGCSGNSTCDMNDIWSSPDGQSWEKVTDHAAFSPRSGHGVLVFHERLWVIGGSGTNDVWSSPDGVTWTLETGHAGFSPRSDMGVADFDNRLWVIGGGTFDNLKNDVWSSPDGITWTEITNSTSFSPRYGKGIVVFNDRLYLVGGTGDSTYTDPVTDYTYISEGGSKDVWSSKNGLNWTLVTADAPFKYQEFTPVVSANRKIWVIGGGNWETLAKHTKYASPHAFSEVWSSPDGNNWTLENEDPGFSPRFLQGVVVFKDGIWILGGTDNYRIAGDIWSMPLPGLARDMETTPTVSGNISPMQPVALATTVQSGIDPISWGLLLLTGAALGYCLKKRNHYSGNA; from the coding sequence GTGAACGCCCGCCATATTCTGATTATTTCGTTGCTCATTTTTAGTACCGGGATTGTCGGTGCAGAAGAACCTCATACGGGAAACTGGAGTAATGTCGCCATATCCCCTGAATTCGGGCCACGATATGATTTCGGTACGGCAGTATTCCACGACCACATCTGGGTGATTGGCGGTCATACCCGCAATGGATACTTCTGGGGTTGTTCCGGTAATTCGACCTGCGATATGAATGACATCTGGTCATCTCCCGATGGGCAATCATGGGAAAAGGTGACCGATCACGCAGCTTTCAGCCCGCGTTCCGGTCATGGTGTACTGGTATTTCATGAACGGCTCTGGGTCATAGGAGGATCCGGAACGAATGATGTCTGGTCATCTCCCGATGGGGTAACATGGACGCTGGAAACCGGGCATGCCGGGTTCAGTCCGCGCAGCGATATGGGGGTAGCAGATTTTGACAACCGGCTCTGGGTTATCGGCGGAGGCACATTTGACAATCTGAAAAACGACGTCTGGTCGTCTCCTGATGGGATAACATGGACTGAGATCACGAACAGCACGTCATTCAGCCCGAGGTATGGAAAGGGAATTGTGGTATTTAATGACCGGCTCTATTTGGTCGGAGGTACCGGAGACAGTACATACACGGATCCCGTCACGGATTATACGTATATCAGCGAAGGTGGATCGAAAGATGTGTGGTCTTCCAAAAACGGATTAAACTGGACATTGGTCACAGCAGATGCTCCGTTCAAATACCAGGAATTTACTCCAGTAGTTTCCGCGAACCGGAAGATCTGGGTTATCGGCGGGGGAAACTGGGAAACCCTGGCAAAACATACAAAATATGCTTCCCCCCACGCATTCAGCGAAGTCTGGTCTTCGCCCGATGGTAATAACTGGACGCTCGAGAATGAAGACCCCGGGTTCAGCCCACGCTTTTTGCAGGGAGTCGTTGTGTTCAAGGACGGGATCTGGATTCTTGGTGGCACGGACAATTACCGGATAGCTGGCGACATCTGGAGTATGCCACTACCGGGATTGGCTCGGGATATGGAAACCACTCCGACCGTGTCTGGGAATATTTCCCCCATGCAGCCAGTAGCGCTGGCAACAACTGTTCAGAGCGGAATTGATCCGATCTCCTGGGGTCTTCTGCTTCTTACCGGAGCTGCCTTAGGATATTGCCTTAAAAAGCGGAATCATTATTCCGGTAACGCATGA
- a CDS encoding outer membrane protein assembly factor BamB family protein, translated as MSANSFLAMSANSSHLASISGNRIFLVTEDGRVAWNSTPGGDLRQIKITSGGERIAAASWDRELVLLDGNGTLLWKKDLPDHVLDLAVTGNGSTILTAGMVVWPGTGGNVTLTDGNGTMVWNYRTPVPVGSIAQSDDGKYIVAGASAYSRAEVLPEADLFFLDNTGHLLWSVTTHGGNAVAMDRSGSSVAVVTLNKNILALYTWDGARLFTRQLPVGSRSVVLSPDGNSVYIAVTAGEGPSENTRALPTVICLDRKGQPVWNNSPDVRIENTYYSSLHASGNGHVLVAGSSGGIVSILDENGARLSECSADGPVQDVALSDNGKTIGVRTGNSLYRITREKPAEVNLSESGPEQSFGVTVSPGQPAQPTPTRQSPLMITVVVVATGISLAVCRHSRKRG; from the coding sequence GTGTCTGCGAATTCGTTCCTTGCAATGTCCGCCAATAGCTCGCACCTTGCCAGCATATCCGGTAACCGGATATTCCTCGTGACAGAGGACGGCCGGGTAGCGTGGAATTCCACCCCGGGCGGGGATCTGCGACAGATCAAAATCACCTCCGGTGGTGAACGGATCGCTGCTGCATCCTGGGACCGTGAATTGGTGCTCCTTGACGGGAACGGGACACTCCTCTGGAAAAAGGATCTCCCCGATCATGTTCTGGATCTGGCTGTAACCGGGAACGGAAGTACGATCCTGACTGCCGGAATGGTCGTATGGCCGGGAACCGGGGGCAATGTTACACTGACTGACGGTAATGGGACAATGGTATGGAATTACCGGACCCCGGTTCCGGTGGGGAGTATCGCCCAGTCCGATGATGGAAAATATATTGTTGCGGGTGCCAGCGCATATTCTCGGGCCGAGGTATTGCCGGAAGCAGACCTCTTCTTCCTTGACAATACCGGTCATCTTCTCTGGAGCGTGACGACTCATGGAGGGAATGCCGTGGCCATGGATCGATCCGGTTCATCAGTTGCTGTTGTGACCCTCAATAAAAATATACTGGCACTCTACACATGGGACGGGGCCCGCCTCTTTACCCGTCAGTTACCTGTCGGGTCCAGAAGTGTTGTCTTGTCACCTGACGGGAACTCAGTATATATCGCGGTTACCGCAGGAGAAGGGCCTTCGGAAAATACTCGTGCACTTCCCACAGTTATCTGTCTGGACCGGAAAGGGCAACCTGTATGGAATAACTCTCCTGATGTCAGGATAGAGAACACGTATTATTCCTCCCTGCATGCCTCAGGAAACGGGCATGTTCTTGTAGCCGGATCATCGGGAGGAATTGTCAGTATCCTTGATGAAAACGGTGCCAGGCTTTCTGAATGCAGCGCAGATGGGCCGGTACAGGATGTTGCCCTATCAGACAACGGGAAAACTATTGGTGTACGGACCGGGAATTCCCTGTACCGGATCACTCGGGAAAAACCAGCGGAAGTCAACCTGTCAGAATCCGGCCCTGAACAATCCTTTGGCGTAACGGTATCTCCCGGGCAGCCAGCCCAGCCAACACCTACCCGTCAAAGCCCCCTGATGATAACCGTTGTTGTGGTGGCCACAGGGATTTCTCTGGCGGTATGCAGGCACTCTCGAAAACGGGGGTAA